GTTAATTTCCTGCTGATGGCAGTCAGCGTCTAACATGAATTTCTTCCTCACCTCCTCCAAGGTGGACAGATACTTCACGTAGCGCTGCTCTTGGTCCGGGACATGCTTGTCGCCTTCAGGTCGCGTGTCTTCACCCTTTTTACGGCGAAAGTATTCATAGAGCTTGTGCTGAAGTTGTGTATTTTGTTGTTGGACCTTCTCACGCTCCAAAACCAGAGCTTGGTACTGCTGAATTAGGATTTCTTTCATTTCATCCTCAGTATCGCTTTCCTCAGATTCCCCATCCTCTGGCTTTATATCCTCGTCATCTCTGCCATCTCCTTCGTCTTGAGACACGCTCTTGGTTTGGTCTTCTTTATCCTCCGTGTCGTCTACCTCGGGGGACACAGTGACAGCCCCATCCATTTCCGATATTCCAGTGTCAGACATGTTTTCAGTCATCTTTGAGGGGTCACTGGTCTCTGTAGGCTGAGTCTGATGATCAGAGACTGGGGGTTGGGTGTTGTCTTCCTCTGCTTGCTCCTGTGATCTGGTATTTGCCCCGGTCACTGCAACCATCTCCTTAACAGCTTCTTCTCCGGTTTTCTCCTCGTCTGTTCCAGGTGCTTCCTCATAATCACCTTCCTCCCTAGTGTCTAGAAGCTGAGTACCTTCTTTCTCGTGACCCCCTTCCTCACTGGCGCTCACCTCCTTGTCCCCCCTTTCATCTTTATCCAGCTCTTCGCCGCCTTCCTCCCCAACTCCATGATGTTTGTCGTCTTCTGTCAGTGACAGATTCTCCTTCGCCCCGTTTGCTGTGTCAGGGAGCGGGGGTCGGGGCTCTTGGCTCCCGGTCTCGGCATCTGTAAAGGAATTCGTATCAACGTTTTCCACATCGGTTACCGTTGATTCCATAGCGTCTCTTGCTGCTACGGcgctgtgtatttatgtttccCGGTGGTTTCCATGGAGAAGGCGTGCGAGGAGACCGGTTACCGTGGGAGGGACTAAAGCCCAGCATTGCTTCTTTAAGTGGATGTGCGCTAATGACGTAACCGCACCTACTGCTAATGCTCCACTCCGCGAGCTGCCGCTCAGCCTAGGCCAATCAGATGCGTAGGGTGTCCGGTAGGGGGAACGCATGCGCAGTGTCAGAGCGGAAGTGGGGGGCGGGGTCTGGCTTCCGATTCCAACAACAGTTCGGCAGCCAATATGGCGGACCT
The DNA window shown above is from Spea bombifrons isolate aSpeBom1 chromosome 1, aSpeBom1.2.pri, whole genome shotgun sequence and carries:
- the CCDC96 gene encoding coiled-coil domain-containing protein 96 — its product is MESTVTDVENVDTNSFTDAETGSQEPRPPLPDTANGAKENLSLTEDDKHHGVGEEGGEELDKDERGDKEVSASEEGGHEKEGTQLLDTREEGDYEEAPGTDEEKTGEEAVKEMVAVTGANTRSQEQAEEDNTQPPVSDHQTQPTETSDPSKMTENMSDTGISEMDGAVTVSPEVDDTEDKEDQTKSVSQDEGDGRDDEDIKPEDGESEESDTEDEMKEILIQQYQALVLEREKVQQQNTQLQHKLYEYFRRKKGEDTRPEGDKHVPDQEQRYVKYLSTLEEVRKKFMLDADCHQQEINQLRAECEDVVNRVDMEWAAFQEHKKKITLYGHHGVGKRVSPVLVQEIEQLQAREERKEKEVIQVRLENIKLKNKIQRFESTLKSKEELSEGLHLIDFEQLKIENQTYNEKIEERNEELLKLRKKITNTVQVLTHLKEKLQSVQAENQEKRERLMQVEEVVARKRDILTKTKQARDSLRIDNLKLKQQCGLLGNKTLLRDFEDKVDATEELRQKLDVLKRRHAELTLASKGVIKKIDEAKLAMKEI